TCATGTCACCCGTTGGATTGAGTTGGCTGGAAGTGGAATTACAGGTTTAGGTGAGGGACATGGTTTTGTTTTACGCTGGCGGGGTGTGGAAGTAAGTGATGCGATCGCCTTTGCATCCAAGTCCATCACGGGACAAGATATCCTGAAGATAAATAACGTTGAATTGCGGCGAGTGCTAATTGAACGTCTAGGTTATGAAACATTTTTGCAGCAAGTGGGAGGATTAGTACGCGATCGAGATCAAGACGCAGGCGGAGAACGTCAACTAGTCTACATTCCCTTTGAAGATGACGAACCCTTAATGGTCTTAAAAGTCGTCTGTCCATCCACAGGACACACTCACGTATTGCGTGTTCCCCCATATATGCAAAGCTGTCATCAAGCAGCCGCCTGGGTTGCTGGTTTTAACAACCCCGACGACTATCAGCCTTTGATTGAGGCGTAATATCAATTCAATTGATGAACTGTCAACAGTTAACAACCATCAATTAGTAATATTCGGCTGCACAAATCGCTTAATATCACCACAAGCAATATAAGACTTACCATCCGGCGCGGTCTTCACTTCCTCAACGACATAAAGCATTCCTTCCTCACGAATGGAACGAGGGAAACGCATATTCCAATCGGGTTCATAGCCGTCGGAAACTACCCTAGCGCGTAACTTACTACCATCTTTGACACATTGAACGAGAACACCGTTATCTACAGCGTCGGTAGTTACAAGGTCGGCGGCGGTGGCTGGGGCTTTAGAGGCTTTACCTGTGCCAATTGAGCCTGATTGTCTAGGTGCAACGAAAATATCTGCTTCGCCGGGTTTAGCAAAACGGCTGATTTTGCCAACTACACGATAGAAACTGCGATCGCTTGATAGTTCTATACCCTCAACTACATACCGCGCACCCTCAGCACGAATGGCGCGGGGAAATTGCACGTTTTTGTTCGCATCGTAGCCATCGGAGACAATTTTGACCCGTAATTTACCACCTTCACGAACACAGGTAAGTTCTATACCTGACCCAACATCATTAACAACTGGCATGGCGTATACTTCATCACCAGCCGTCACACCACGAGCTACCAGATCACTACGATTGCGCGTCATTGTTTGGAAACTTTGATCGCGCAATTCTTTACGTCCAGCATTACCGAGAGCTTTCTGAGCAATTCGACCCGCGAAATACTCAAGTTGGTCTATCTCCTCAGCAATTTCAAAATTCTCATTTAAGCCTTGGTCACGTAGCGATCGCACCAAGTCACGCAGGATTCTTTCTGCTTCTTCATGCTGGCCATGTTCAGCTAGGTCGAGGGCTGTTTCTTTAGCTTTAGCGATGGTGAGGCGGCTGAGATCAAGGGTAATATGACTGGAAGAAGCTTGGGCTGATTCTTCGACTGTGCCAACTTTGGCGATGACATCTGTTGTTCCTGACACGCTGTGAATGATGTCATTTTGTACTACATCTGCGCTGTAATGCAACTTCATTACAGGTAAGTCACCTACTTGAGTTGTAGGTATCATCAGACTCAGACCCAGAAGTTTATCCTCTCCCTCGTAAATTTCTCCCAGAGTTATTACAGTTTGACCAG
Above is a genomic segment from Nostoc sp. MS1 containing:
- a CDS encoding DUF6745 domain-containing protein gives rise to the protein MLNMMSGGRVPKKRAKQHPSKIHEPVSAQMARKLILEHRAWDGMRVLGHLDLSNATELVNLPENLTCESLDISGCVNLTSLPPGLHVTRWIELAGSGITGLGEGHGFVLRWRGVEVSDAIAFASKSITGQDILKINNVELRRVLIERLGYETFLQQVGGLVRDRDQDAGGERQLVYIPFEDDEPLMVLKVVCPSTGHTHVLRVPPYMQSCHQAAAWVAGFNNPDDYQPLIEA
- a CDS encoding vWA domain-containing protein — its product is MLKISYEFDQPILPAGFSLKANILLRFAADIPESSRRNLNLSLVIDRSGSMAGAPLHHALRAAESVVDQLEPKDILSVVVYDDAVDTVVSPQPVTDKSALKNSIRKVRAGGITNLSGGWLKGCEYVKNQLDPQKINRVLLLTDGHANMGIQDPKILTATSAQKAEEGITTTTLGFAQGFNEDLLIGMARAASGNFYFIQSIDEAAEVFSIELDSLRAVVGQNLKVTLELADGVELVDTLSLAKVSQQAGQTVITLGEIYEGEDKLLGLSLMIPTTQVGDLPVMKLHYSADVVQNDIIHSVSGTTDVIAKVGTVEESAQASSSHITLDLSRLTIAKAKETALDLAEHGQHEEAERILRDLVRSLRDQGLNENFEIAEEIDQLEYFAGRIAQKALGNAGRKELRDQSFQTMTRNRSDLVARGVTAGDEVYAMPVVNDVGSGIELTCVREGGKLRVKIVSDGYDANKNVQFPRAIRAEGARYVVEGIELSSDRSFYRVVGKISRFAKPGEADIFVAPRQSGSIGTGKASKAPATAADLVTTDAVDNGVLVQCVKDGSKLRARVVSDGYEPDWNMRFPRSIREEGMLYVVEEVKTAPDGKSYIACGDIKRFVQPNITN